The following are encoded in a window of Selenomonadales bacterium genomic DNA:
- a CDS encoding malate dehydrogenase, translating to MKVTVVGAGNVGATCANVLLAQEVADEIVLLDIKQGVSEGKAMDMMQTANMLNLRSTVVGVTNDYAATAGSSVVVVTSGIPRKPGMTREELIGVNAGIVKSVVSSILEHSPEAIFVIISNPMDTMTYLALKASGVPKNRIIGMGGMLDSNRFRYYISQALGVHPAEVDGFVIGGHGDKTMIPLHRFATYNGRAISELLPAEKIDEIVKATMVGGATLTGLLGTSAWYAPGAAGAMVVKAIVRNERKLVPCSVYLEGEYGQEDICIGVPVVLGTNGVEAIVEYDLNDEEKALFEASANATRGTNAALADALK from the coding sequence ATGAAAGTTACTGTTGTTGGTGCAGGTAACGTAGGTGCAACTTGTGCAAACGTGCTCTTGGCACAGGAAGTTGCAGATGAAATCGTATTGCTCGATATTAAACAAGGTGTGTCCGAAGGTAAAGCTATGGACATGATGCAGACGGCTAACATGCTCAATCTCCGCAGCACTGTAGTAGGTGTTACGAATGATTATGCTGCAACGGCTGGTTCTTCCGTAGTAGTTGTTACTTCCGGTATTCCGCGTAAACCGGGTATGACTCGTGAAGAATTGATCGGTGTTAATGCCGGTATCGTTAAAAGCGTAGTAAGCAGCATTCTCGAACATTCTCCGGAAGCTATCTTCGTTATCATCTCCAACCCGATGGATACGATGACTTATCTCGCATTGAAAGCTAGCGGCGTTCCGAAAAACCGCATCATCGGTATGGGCGGTATGCTCGACAGCAACCGTTTCAGATACTACATCAGCCAGGCATTGGGCGTACATCCGGCAGAAGTTGACGGCTTCGTAATCGGCGGTCACGGCGACAAAACGATGATTCCGCTTCACCGTTTCGCTACGTACAATGGTCGCGCTATCAGCGAACTCCTCCCGGCAGAAAAAATCGACGAAATCGTAAAAGCTACGATGGTCGGCGGTGCTACGCTTACGGGCCTTCTCGGCACGAGCGCTTGGTATGCTCCGGGTGCAGCTGGTGCAATGGTCGTTAAAGCGATCGTTCGCAACGAACGTAAACTCGTTCCGTGCAGCGTATATCTCGAAGGCGAATATGGCCAGGAAGATATCTGCATCGGCGTACCGGTAGTATTGGGTACTAACGGTGTTGAAGCTATCGTTGAATATGACCTCAACGATGAAGAAAAAGCTTTGTTCGAAGCAAGTGCAAACGCAACTCGCGGTACGAACGCAGCTTTGGCAGACGCTTTGAAATAA